One segment of Pseudomonas asgharzadehiana DNA contains the following:
- a CDS encoding PhzF family phenazine biosynthesis protein — MPTFDFKQLDVFSSVPLKGNPLAVVLGADSLSDQQMADFANWTNLSETTFLLTPRDPRADYRVRIFTTVQELPFAGHPTLGSCHAWLKAGGVPKGEVIIQECEVGLVHIRRQGDELAFIAPPLLRSGPVQDDVLERVRQGLNLAPQAIVRSQWVDNGAGWLAVMLADRQAVLDVQPDYARLLGLAVGVIGPCNPAHDDVNAQFEVRGFIAGDGAPEDPATGSLNAGVAQWLLGEELAPEHYVVSQGTVLGRAGRIRIERQGENIWVGGAVAVCIEGRLQL; from the coding sequence ATGCCGACCTTCGATTTCAAGCAACTGGATGTCTTCAGCAGCGTACCGCTCAAAGGCAACCCGCTGGCGGTGGTGCTTGGGGCGGACAGCCTCAGCGACCAGCAGATGGCCGACTTCGCCAATTGGACCAACCTCAGCGAAACCACGTTTTTGCTGACACCGCGCGATCCAAGGGCTGACTATCGGGTAAGAATTTTCACCACTGTGCAGGAACTGCCCTTCGCCGGGCATCCGACACTGGGCAGTTGCCACGCGTGGCTGAAAGCGGGCGGCGTGCCCAAAGGCGAAGTCATCATCCAGGAGTGCGAAGTCGGCCTGGTGCATATCCGCCGTCAAGGCGACGAGCTGGCGTTTATTGCGCCGCCCTTGTTGCGCTCAGGCCCGGTGCAAGACGACGTGCTGGAGCGCGTGCGCCAGGGGCTGAACCTTGCGCCGCAGGCAATCGTGCGCAGCCAATGGGTGGACAACGGAGCTGGTTGGCTGGCGGTGATGCTGGCCGATCGCCAGGCGGTACTCGACGTGCAACCTGACTACGCCCGATTGCTTGGCCTCGCGGTAGGCGTGATCGGCCCTTGCAACCCGGCGCACGACGACGTGAACGCGCAATTTGAAGTGCGCGGGTTTATCGCCGGTGACGGCGCCCCGGAAGACCCCGCCACCGGTAGCCTGAATGCCGGCGTTGCGCAATGGCTGCTGGGTGAGGAACTGGCGCCTGAGCACTATGTGGTCAGCCAAGGCACGGTATTGGGGCGCGCGGGGCGTATTCGCATTGAACGCCAAGGCGAAAATATCTGGGTCGGTGGTGCCGTCGCGGTGTGTATTGAAGGGCGTCTACAGCTCTAG
- the hemB gene encoding porphobilinogen synthase yields the protein MTSQFPQARPRRLRRSPELRGLFQETEFTLNDLVLPIFVEEEIDDFVPITSMPGVQRIPEKKLAGEIERYARAGIKSVMTFGVSHHLDASGSDTWKERGLVSRMSSIIKDAVPEMIVMSDTCFCEYTDHGHCGVMHGAHVDNDLTLINLGKQAVAAARAGADVIAPSAAMDGQVQAIRRALDDAGFTHIPIMAYSTKFASALYGPFREAGGSALKGDRKSYQMNPMNRREAVRESLLDEQEGADALMVKPAGAYLDIIRDIREASRLPVAAYQVSGEYAMIKFGAQAGAIDEDRVVRETLGSIKRAGADLIFTYFALDLALAGI from the coding sequence ATGACCAGCCAGTTCCCCCAAGCCCGCCCACGCCGCCTGCGCCGCTCTCCGGAGCTGCGTGGTTTGTTCCAGGAAACCGAGTTCACCCTCAACGACCTGGTGCTGCCGATTTTCGTCGAAGAAGAAATCGACGACTTCGTGCCGATCACCAGCATGCCGGGCGTGCAGCGCATCCCTGAGAAAAAACTGGCCGGCGAGATCGAGCGCTATGCCCGCGCCGGCATCAAGTCGGTGATGACGTTTGGGGTGTCCCACCACCTGGACGCCAGCGGCAGCGACACCTGGAAAGAACGCGGCCTGGTCTCGCGCATGTCCTCAATCATCAAGGACGCTGTGCCGGAAATGATCGTGATGTCCGATACCTGTTTTTGCGAATACACCGACCACGGCCACTGCGGCGTCATGCACGGCGCCCATGTCGACAACGATTTGACCCTGATCAACCTCGGCAAACAAGCCGTGGCCGCCGCCCGTGCCGGTGCCGACGTGATCGCACCGTCTGCCGCCATGGACGGCCAGGTCCAGGCCATCCGCCGCGCCTTGGACGACGCCGGTTTCACCCACATCCCGATCATGGCCTACTCGACCAAATTCGCGTCGGCCCTCTACGGCCCCTTCCGCGAAGCCGGCGGCAGCGCACTCAAGGGCGACCGCAAAAGCTACCAGATGAACCCGATGAACCGCCGCGAAGCCGTGCGCGAATCGCTGCTCGACGAACAGGAAGGCGCGGACGCCCTGATGGTCAAACCGGCCGGTGCCTATCTGGACATCATCCGCGACATCCGCGAAGCCTCACGCCTGCCGGTGGCGGCATATCAGGTAAGCGGTGAATACGCGATGATCAAGTTCGGCGCCCAGGCGGGGGCGATTGATGAGGACCGCGTGGTTCGCGAGACCCTGGGCTCGATCAAACGGGCGGGTGCGGATTTGATTTTTACCTACTTTGCGCTGGATTTGGCGTTGGCGGGGATCTAA
- a CDS encoding DUF6896 domain-containing protein has protein sequence MKITNKATEKYTQPTTYQDDENPDPRKLDNRVFSASKKATDLLEQSFGTKNILRLWRSKKIPQRGSVTDDVTYELHGIGCSVYLSEICVNFDYGPDERIDGFDSWRLYMYACEVPSKYKKYTHKESLELEFSEYLKKGKAKKITGSLSNLYFMQP, from the coding sequence TTGAAAATAACAAACAAAGCGACAGAAAAATATACCCAGCCCACCACCTACCAAGACGATGAAAACCCAGACCCTAGAAAACTTGATAACCGAGTATTTAGCGCAAGTAAAAAAGCGACAGATTTACTTGAGCAATCATTTGGAACAAAAAACATTCTCAGGCTATGGCGCTCAAAGAAGATCCCGCAACGAGGCTCAGTCACGGACGACGTAACTTACGAGCTGCATGGGATTGGTTGCAGTGTTTATCTATCTGAAATATGTGTCAACTTTGATTACGGCCCAGATGAACGGATCGATGGTTTCGACTCTTGGAGGTTATATATGTACGCTTGCGAAGTGCCGAGCAAGTATAAGAAATACACTCATAAAGAGTCTCTAGAACTTGAGTTCAGCGAGTACCTGAAAAAAGGCAAAGCCAAAAAAATTACTGGATCCCTGTCCAACTTGTACTTCATGCAACCTTGA
- a CDS encoding HNH/endonuclease VII fold putative polymorphic toxin — MVEIREHSLGHKKGNHGPHFNTKAIVDDKKSPLTIGDDFPT; from the coding sequence ATAGTTGAAATTCGCGAACATTCCTTAGGTCATAAAAAAGGCAATCACGGCCCACACTTCAATACCAAAGCAATCGTCGATGACAAAAAATCGCCACTCACAATTGGCGATGACTTCCCCACATAA